The Salvia miltiorrhiza cultivar Shanhuang (shh) chromosome 1, IMPLAD_Smil_shh, whole genome shotgun sequence genome has a window encoding:
- the LOC130988304 gene encoding chloroplast envelope membrane protein: MFLMSTSIVLCQNLILSKNSCVFESSFRWGNAWSSGVQLSRRRSCGLVPNAKKRHAKKRSWWQKFFFDEDGNWLGLKDEDAFEVLEEEEEEPSDVGLSANEKFEAWRRRAEAIVELREAQEDVKNEENRRWEDWIVDGTYDVDVSNGASWVQDSNGAVGKPGDDVEEDFREVFSGRGLAKSVRDLVLGREDDDILYEDRVFRYASFNSAKFLAVLVIVPWAVDFVVHDYILMPFLDRYVEKVPLAAQVLDVRRNQKLEMVKALKLEKARYRLEVEIGKSPPLSDQELYLELRHKALELRDEWRLENRKAFANIWSDMLFGISVFVLLYFNQNQVALLKFTGYKLLNNISDTGKAFLIILITDIFLGYHSESGWQTLLEVLTEHFGLEVDPAAITIFVCLIPVILDACVKLWMFKFLPRLSPKVANIFQEMKRH, from the exons ATGTTCTTGATGAGCACTTCAATTGTCCTATGTCAAAATCTGATATTGTCTAAGAATAGTTGTGTTTTTGAGAGTTCGTTTCGGTGGGGCAATGCTTGGAGTTCTGGGGTTCAGTTGAGTCGTCGGAGGAGTTGTGGGCTGGTGCCAAATGCCAAGAAAAGGCATGCAAAGAAGAGGAGTTGGTGGCAGAAGTTCTTCTTTGATGAGGATGGGAATTGGCTTGGTTTGAAGGATGAGGATGCATTCGAAGTGcttgaggaggaggaggaggagccgAGTGATGTGGGGTTATCTGCAAATGAGAAGTTTGAGGCGTGGAGAAGGCGAGCGGAGGCTATTGTGGAGCTGAGGGAAGCACAGGAAGATGTCAAGAATGAGGAGAATAGGAGGTGGGAGGACTGGATTGTTGATGGAACTTACGATGTTGATGTTAGTAATGGTGCTTCATGGGTTCAAGACTCGAATGGGGCTGTTGGGAAACCGGGAGATGATGTTGAGGAAGATTTTAGGGAAGTGTTTTCTGGTAGAGGGTTGGCTAAGTCTGTGAGGGATTTAGTTCTAGGCAGAGAAGACGATGACATTCTGTATGAAGATCGAGTTTTCCGCTATGCCTCGTTCAATTCG GCTAAATTTTTGGCTGTCCTGGTCATTGTTCCATGGGCTGTGGATTTTGTGGTTCATGACTATATTCTTATGCCTTTTCTGGACAG ATATGTCGAAAAAGTACCACTTGCTGCACAAGTGCTTGATGTTAGGAGGAATCAAAAGCTTGAAATGGTCAAGGCTCTGAAACTTGAGAAAGCACGATATCGGCTTGAAGTAGAGATTGGTAAATCTCCCCCTCTTTCTGATCAGGAGCTTTACTTGGAGTTACGACATAAAGC GTTAGAGCTGCGAGACGAGTGGAGATTGGAGAACCGTAAAGCATTTGCTAACATTTGGTCGGATATGTTGTTTGGGATCTCGGTATTCGTTCTTCTGTACTTCAATCAGAATCAA GTAGCCTTGCTGAAATTTACTGGCTATAAGTTACTGAATAATATATCAGACACTGGAAAGGCATTTCTTATAATACTTATCACTGATATTTTTTTAGG ATATCACTCTGAATCGGGCTGGCAGACATTGTTGGAGGTCTTGACTGAGCATTTTGGGCTTGAGGTCGATCCGGCCGCCATAACAATTTTTGTATGCCTAATTCCAGTTATCCTTGATGCTTGTGTGAAGCTGTGG ATGTTTAAATTTCTGCCAAGATTATCCCCAAAGGTGGCCAATATTTTCCAGGAAATGAAGAGACATTAG